The sequence CCAAGACCGCATACGAAGCGGACGTGCTGGAGCGGCCTCTGCCCGCAAACACCGCCGCCATCGAAGGCGGCAAGCTCACGGTAGAGCTGAAGGCTTACAGCAACACCACGGTCATCATCAAATAGACCCGGCATGGGTGAAGCGCAGTAATATAGTGATCGGGTACACACCGAAGCGCCGTATTACTGCACTTCTTTTTATATAACTACATCGGAGAAATATCATGGAAAAAAGGGCTATCCTGCCTATATCAAATCAGGTATTTTCGAAGCTGAATCAGATACAGCAGCGCTATTCGGACCTGCGGTATGAGAAGCTGTGCGAAGTGCCTATGCAATACACAGAGCTGAAGGACATCCACTACAGACAGGCGCCTCTCGGGGAGCCGGGAGTGGAGTTCGCCGACGCCCCCAAGGGCACCAAGTGGGGCGGAGACTGGATCACCGCCTGGTTCTGCGGCAGCTTCACGGTGCCGGCGGCGGCCGCCGGACGCAAGCTGTTCGTCCGGGCCAACACGGACGGCGAATCCCTGTTCATAGCCAACGGGGAATACAAGGGAGTCTTTGACGTCAATCATCCCGTGCGTCTGGTGACCCTCTGCGCCCGGGAAGGGGAAAAGATAGACCTGGCCTTTGAGGCCTATTCGGGCCACTTCTGCCCCAACTGCATGCCCACGGACGCCCCCACCTACGTTCAGGACAAGTGCAAGACCTTCGGCGGCACCGAGCTGCTGCTGGAACGGGAGGACGTCAGCGAGTTCGTCTATGACTTCATGACCCTGCGGATGCTGCTCACTGCCATGGACCCCAACTCCCTCAGAAGAAACGTGATCCTGCGGGAGCTGGTGAAGGTGTACAACATAGTGGACATGTATCCCGACGAAAAGGGCGAAGCCTCCTGGCGCCCCAAGCTGCGGCAGGCTGACGCCATCCTGAAGGAGCAGCTGTCCAAAAAGAACGGCGACACCATGCCCTATATGGGCATAGTGGGCCATTCCCACATGGACACGGCCTGGCTGTGGCCCTCCCGGGAGACCTGGCGCAAGTGCGCCCGCACCTTCTCCTCGGCCCTGAGCCTCATGGACGAATATCCCGAGTTCATCTTTGTCCAGTCCTCCCCGGCCCAGACCGAGAAGATCAAGGACCTGTATCCCTCCATATTTGAGGGCATACAGAAGAGAGCCGCCGAGGGCCGCTACGAGTCCAACGGAGGAATGTGGGTGGAGCCCGACTGCAACATACCCTCCGGCGAAGCCCTGGCCCGTCAGCTCATCATGGCCCAGAAATACACCATGAAGTGGTTTGGCTACAAGGCCAACACTCTGTGGATGCCCGACGTGTTCGGCTACAGCGGCTCCCTGCCCCAGCTCCTGCAGCTGGCGGACATGCCCTATTTCTGCACCACCAAGATAGCCTGGAACGACACCACCCGCCATCCCTATGACACCTTCACCTGGAAGGGCATAGACGGCACCTCGGTGCTGTCCCACTTCAACATCATACACTGCTGGCCCAGCCCCGACACCTTCATAGGCACCTGGAACAACCTGAAGAACAAGGACAATCAGGACCGGCGGCTGGTCTCCTACGGCTACGGCGACGGAGGCGGCGGCCCTATGGCGGAGATGATAGAGGTGGCCCGGCGCTGCGCCGACCTGGAAGGCTGCCCCACCTCCTCCCACACCACCGTGGGAGCCTTTATGGACTCCCTGGCCGAAAGGGAAGAGCCCTTCCCCGTCTGGTCCGGCGAGCTGTATCTGGAATGCCACAGAGGCACCCTCACCTCCATATCGGCCATCAAGAAGAACAACAGGCGCGCCGAGTTTGCCCTGAGGGCGGCGGAACTGGCCGGAGTCATCGCCGAGATGAAGACCGGAGCCGCCTATCCCGCCGACAGGCTGGAGGAAATGTGGAAGACCCTCCTCATGAACCAGTTCCATGACATTCTGCCCGGCTCCTCCATCAAAGAGGTCAACGACCAGGCCATAGCCGAGGTGGGCGAAGTCATACAGGGAGCCGACGCCATTACGAAGGGCGCCCTGACAGAGCTGTCCTCCCCCTGCGAGGACTCCCTGAGCCTCTTCAACACCCTCAGCTGGCCCAGAGAGGGCGAGATAGTCCTGGAGTCCGCACCCGAGGGCATGGTGCCCGCCGACGGCAGCTGCTGCCAGCGTATAGAGGGCATAGACGGCAAGTCCCGCCTGGCGATCTGCGGCCCCTCCGTTCCCGGCATGGGAGCCGCCGACATAGCCCTCAGGAAGGGCGACGCGGCCTTTGCCTCTCCCTTTGTCTGCTCCGGCAGCGTAGTGGAGACCCCCTTCGCCACTGTCACCTTTGACGACAACGGAGCCATCTGCTCCTTCATAGACAAACCTTCCGGCAGAGAGCTGGTCCCCGAGGGCGGCCTGCTGAACTCCTTCATGTCCGGCGAGGACGTGCCCGAAGCCTGGGACAACTGGAACATAGACGTGGACCAGGCCAACAAGATGAGCCCGGATTACTCGCTCATCTCTTCGGAGACCGTGGCGGACGGCCCTCTGCAGCTGCGCATCCGCAACCGCTGGAAGGTGGCCGGCGCCTCCTATATAGATCAGGACATAGTGTTTCACTCCGCCACTCCCAGAGTGGACTTTGACACCAGGGTGGACTGGCACGAAAAGCACACCCTGCTGAAGGCCTCCTTTGACCTGGACATACTGTGCGACAATTCCAGGAGCGAGATACAGTACGGCTTTGCCGAAAGGCCCACTCACAAGAACCAGCTGGACGACGTGGCCCGGTTTGAGGTGTGCAACCACAAGTGGAGCGACCTCAGCGAGACCGGCTTCGGCTGCGCTCTCATCAACGACTGCAAGTACGGCCTCAGCGCGGAGGAAAAGAACCTGTCCCTCACCCTGCTGAAATCGGGCACCCATCCCGACCCCAGGGGAGACAACGGCGAACACTTCTTCCGCTATGCCCTGCTGCCTCACGGCGCTTTCTCGGCAGAGAGCGTCATCCGCCCCGCCTACGAGTTCAACGAGGCCCCCGTGGAAACGCCGGGCGTCCGGGCAGAGGCGGCGGGGCTGCTCTCCGTGAGCAAGCCCAACGTGATCGTGGAAGCAGTCAAGAAGACCGAGGACGGCAGCGGCATCACCGTCCGCATGTATGAGGCCGAGAAGACCGGCGTCTGCTGCGACCTTGAGTGCGGCTTTGACTTTGCCTCCGCCAGCATCACCAACCTGCTGGAGGAAGAGCTGGAGCCCGCCGCCGCCGACGGCCGCACGGTGCATCTCTCCTTCCGGCCCTTTGAGATCAAGACGCTGGTATTCCGGCTCTGACAGACACACGGGGCTCCGGCAACGGAGCCCCGAAAGGATATATATGCTGAAGACTACACTTATCACCGCCGGTCCTTTTGAGACCAACACCTACGTATTGCAAAACACCGACACGGGCGATGCGGTCCTGGTGGACCCCTGTTGCGACTTTGACCGGGTGACGGACATAGTTGACCGCGAGCTGCAGGCCCGGGTGCAGGCCATACTCATCACCCACGGACATTTTGACCACAATTTCGGCGCGGGCTTTTTTGAAGACAAATATGCTGTCCCCGTGTATATGAACCACCGGGACATAGAGCTCGTGGAGATGCTGAAGCCCAAGGCCCTCATGTGGGGCTTTGCGGAAAGTGATTTCAGACAGCCCTCCCGTTACACGGACCTGCGGGATGGGGACCGGCTGGAGCCGGGAGGCATCGGGATACGGGTGCTGGAGGCCCCGGGGCACTCCCGGGGGAGCCTGGTGTACGTCACGGACGCCGGAGCCTTTTGCGGCGACGTGATATTTCGCCTGTCCATAGGCAGATACGATTTTGAAGGAGGCAACAGAGAGGAGCTGATGGAGAGCATCTCCTCCAAGATCCTCACCCTGCCCGACGACACGCCCCTCTATCCCGGCCACGGCGAGGTGACCACCGTGGGCTTTGAAAGGCTCGCCAACCCCTATATCAGGGACTGTATCTCTTGAAAAGCGCCGCAAAAAGCATTATAATTATAGTGTAGATACACATCTCTGCGCACAGAGACACCGACAGGAGTACATTGTGGTTTATCCCGGCGACTTAAAAATATTCAGCGGTACCGCTCATCCCCAGCTGGCAGAGGATATTGCCGACAAACTGGGTATATCGGTGGGCAAGACAGTGATCAAGAGATTTTCCGACGGCGAGTGCTACGTCCGTTTTGAAGACTCCGTCAGAGGCGTGGACGCCTTTGTGGTCCAGCCCACCTGCCCTCCCGACGTTGACAAAAACTACATGGAGCTGCTCATCATGCTGGACGCTCTCAAGCGGGCGTCGGCGGCCCGGATAACCTGCGTCATGCCCTACTACGGCTACGCCTGTCAGGAAAAGAAGGACGCTCCCAGAGAAGCCATCTCCGCCAAGCTGGTGGCCGACCTGCTGACCACCGCAGGAGCAGACAGAGTGGTGTCCATGGACCTCCATGCCGGAGCCATCCAGGGCTTTTTCAACATACCTGTCGATCATCTGACCGCCATCCCTCTCTTTTCCAACTATTTCATCGAGAAACAGCTGGACAACATCATATTCATCTCACCGGACGAAGGCCGCGCCAAGCACACCAGACAGATATCCAGCCGGGTAGGCGCCCCTCTCGCCGTGTGCTACAAGTTCCACCCGGACCACATGGAGACCTCCATATCCCACCTGGCCGGCGACGTAAAGGGCAAGATACCCATCATCACCGAGGATATGATCCGCACCGGCGGCTCCATCAACGAGTGCGTGGACACCCTGCTCGAAAACGGCTGCAAGCCGGAGATATACGTGGCGGCCACCCACGGCCTCTTTACGGGCAATTGCTTCGAGAAGCTGGACCGGCCCGAGATCAAGGAGATCATCACTCTGGACACCATACCCAGAAAGCCCGAGGCTCCCGAAAAGTTCAAGACCATCAAGTGCGGTCCCATCCTGGCTGACGCCATCAGCAGGATACACAGCAACGTGCCCATCACCAGCCTGTTCAAATAAGATCAGCGCCGGCAAACCACGGGGTTTGCCGGCTTTTTCTGTCATGCCACAGCTCTTGTCAGCCCTGCACTATCTGCGGGATCACATTTTCTTTCCCACCCACTGCGCCGTCTGCGGCAGGACGAGCCAAAGCCCCGTCTGCCCGGACTGCGAAAAGTATCTGGACTTCATAGAGCCCCCCTGCTGCGAACTGTGCTCCGGCACCCTCCGGGGCGGAGACGGGAATATATGCGCCTCCTGCGCCGCCCTGCGCCCCCGCTTTGTGCGCCTCACCTCCGCCGCAGCCTACAACGCCGCCACCGCCAGGATAGTCAAGAGAGCCAAATATGCGGGAGCGTATATGTATGTGGACTACATGGCGGAGCAGATAGACAGGAGATGCTTTTTCCCCCGGGGCGCGGAGCTGGTCACCTGTGTGCCCATGCACCTGAAGGAACGGCTCACCAGGACCTACGACCACAATCTGCTGCTGGGGAAGCTGGTGGCCCGCAGGAGGGGGCTGGACTTTGAGAGCCTGTTTGACAAGGTGTCCTTTTCCAAAAACCAGGCTTCCATAGGCGGAGAGGACCGGGAGAGGATAGCCAATATAGCCGGCACCTTCAGGGTCCGCCCCGGGGTCTCCGGGACACTGAAGGGCAAAAAGATAGTCGTGTGCGACGACGTCACCACCTCCGGCGCCACCATGAACGAGCTGGCGCGGCTCCTGTCCGAAGAAGGGGCCCGGGTGTGGTGCGTCACCTTTGCCAACTCGGGCTACGCCCCGCGGCACGGCCATATACTGCTGCTTTAGAGGACGTTTTCCAAAAAATCGGTGACCGCGGCGGAGCCGTCTCTGTATTCGCACACTGCCAGATCCACGGACACAAAGGAGTCTCCCAGACCGTGCACGTAGAGAAACTCGGCGCAGGTCTCCCTGAGAGCCTCCATTTTTTTGCGGCCCATGGACTCCTCCACCCTCACCCGGGACCCGGCCCGGCGGCAGCGGACCTCCACAATGTGCACCGTGTCCCCCTTGCGGCATATGATATCCAGCTCCCCCTTGCTGCCGTACCAGTTGCGGTAGAGCACCTCATAGCCCTGCAGGACCAGCCATTCCGCGGCGGCGTCTTCCCCGGCGCGGCCCATGGTCTTTTTGTCGGCGTCCATCTACAGTCCCTCCAAGAGTCCCGGGGCCAGCAGGCTCCTGACAGGCTCAAAGCTCTTGCGGTGACAGGGCAGGACCCCGTAGCGCCTGATGGCTTCCAGGTGCTGCCTGGTGCAGTAGCCCTTGTGTCCGGCGAAGCCGTATGCCGGATATTTTGCGTCCAGCTCATACATGATCCTGTCACGGGTCACCTTGGCTATGATGGAGGCGGCGCCGATGCTCTTTATCAGGCTGTCTCCCTTGACTATGGCCTCGTGCTCCACGGGCAGGCCCTTCACGGGCAGTCCGTCCACCAGAGCGAGAGCCGGCAGCGCGGGCAGGCCTTCCAGCGCCAGGGCCATGGCCCGATGGGTGGCGCGGAGGATGTTCAGCCTATCTATCTCC comes from Abditibacteriota bacterium and encodes:
- a CDS encoding ComF family protein, which codes for MPQLLSALHYLRDHIFFPTHCAVCGRTSQSPVCPDCEKYLDFIEPPCCELCSGTLRGGDGNICASCAALRPRFVRLTSAAAYNAATARIVKRAKYAGAYMYVDYMAEQIDRRCFFPRGAELVTCVPMHLKERLTRTYDHNLLLGKLVARRRGLDFESLFDKVSFSKNQASIGGEDRERIANIAGTFRVRPGVSGTLKGKKIVVCDDVTTSGATMNELARLLSEEGARVWCVTFANSGYAPRHGHILLL
- a CDS encoding ribose-phosphate pyrophosphokinase, with amino-acid sequence MVYPGDLKIFSGTAHPQLAEDIADKLGISVGKTVIKRFSDGECYVRFEDSVRGVDAFVVQPTCPPDVDKNYMELLIMLDALKRASAARITCVMPYYGYACQEKKDAPREAISAKLVADLLTTAGADRVVSMDLHAGAIQGFFNIPVDHLTAIPLFSNYFIEKQLDNIIFISPDEGRAKHTRQISSRVGAPLAVCYKFHPDHMETSISHLAGDVKGKIPIITEDMIRTGGSINECVDTLLENGCKPEIYVAATHGLFTGNCFEKLDRPEIKEIITLDTIPRKPEAPEKFKTIKCGPILADAISRIHSNVPITSLFK
- a CDS encoding YraN family protein produces the protein MDADKKTMGRAGEDAAAEWLVLQGYEVLYRNWYGSKGELDIICRKGDTVHIVEVRCRRAGSRVRVEESMGRKKMEALRETCAEFLYVHGLGDSFVSVDLAVCEYRDGSAAVTDFLENVL
- a CDS encoding alpha-mannosidase; this encodes MEKRAILPISNQVFSKLNQIQQRYSDLRYEKLCEVPMQYTELKDIHYRQAPLGEPGVEFADAPKGTKWGGDWITAWFCGSFTVPAAAAGRKLFVRANTDGESLFIANGEYKGVFDVNHPVRLVTLCAREGEKIDLAFEAYSGHFCPNCMPTDAPTYVQDKCKTFGGTELLLEREDVSEFVYDFMTLRMLLTAMDPNSLRRNVILRELVKVYNIVDMYPDEKGEASWRPKLRQADAILKEQLSKKNGDTMPYMGIVGHSHMDTAWLWPSRETWRKCARTFSSALSLMDEYPEFIFVQSSPAQTEKIKDLYPSIFEGIQKRAAEGRYESNGGMWVEPDCNIPSGEALARQLIMAQKYTMKWFGYKANTLWMPDVFGYSGSLPQLLQLADMPYFCTTKIAWNDTTRHPYDTFTWKGIDGTSVLSHFNIIHCWPSPDTFIGTWNNLKNKDNQDRRLVSYGYGDGGGGPMAEMIEVARRCADLEGCPTSSHTTVGAFMDSLAEREEPFPVWSGELYLECHRGTLTSISAIKKNNRRAEFALRAAELAGVIAEMKTGAAYPADRLEEMWKTLLMNQFHDILPGSSIKEVNDQAIAEVGEVIQGADAITKGALTELSSPCEDSLSLFNTLSWPREGEIVLESAPEGMVPADGSCCQRIEGIDGKSRLAICGPSVPGMGAADIALRKGDAAFASPFVCSGSVVETPFATVTFDDNGAICSFIDKPSGRELVPEGGLLNSFMSGEDVPEAWDNWNIDVDQANKMSPDYSLISSETVADGPLQLRIRNRWKVAGASYIDQDIVFHSATPRVDFDTRVDWHEKHTLLKASFDLDILCDNSRSEIQYGFAERPTHKNQLDDVARFEVCNHKWSDLSETGFGCALINDCKYGLSAEEKNLSLTLLKSGTHPDPRGDNGEHFFRYALLPHGAFSAESVIRPAYEFNEAPVETPGVRAEAAGLLSVSKPNVIVEAVKKTEDGSGITVRMYEAEKTGVCCDLECGFDFASASITNLLEEELEPAAADGRTVHLSFRPFEIKTLVFRL
- a CDS encoding MBL fold metallo-hydrolase, which codes for MLKTTLITAGPFETNTYVLQNTDTGDAVLVDPCCDFDRVTDIVDRELQARVQAILITHGHFDHNFGAGFFEDKYAVPVYMNHRDIELVEMLKPKALMWGFAESDFRQPSRYTDLRDGDRLEPGGIGIRVLEAPGHSRGSLVYVTDAGAFCGDVIFRLSIGRYDFEGGNREELMESISSKILTLPDDTPLYPGHGEVTTVGFERLANPYIRDCIS
- a CDS encoding ribonuclease HII, whose translation is MTDISQRKGKPMEYENSLRARGIYPVAGVDEAGRGPVAGPVVAAAVILPPDADTEGIDDSKALTEKRREALYDRIYAMAEGVGVGIVEPEEIDRLNILRATHRAMALALEGLPALPALALVDGLPVKGLPVEHEAIVKGDSLIKSIGAASIIAKVTRDRIMYELDAKYPAYGFAGHKGYCTRQHLEAIRRYGVLPCHRKSFEPVRSLLAPGLLEGL